CTCCCTCCCAAACAATAAGTAAAACACCAGTACAATAGCATATTCAagctgaaaaagaaattaagctTCAAAAACTATTATGTGAACTAATATTGATTGTTGTGGTATCAACTCAAGTAATAGCAAATAAACAACATGATTGTGCAGTGTGTAGTGTACACTGACAATGTGCATTCTAAATTTCCAATCTGACAgacaaaaccaatgaagcaaGCACCAAAATGATCATAAATCCTAACTCATTATTCTTGCATCACTACTGTTTGGCAGTGAAACCactctttcaagtttcaagccAGACCTAAATTCTGAGAAATACGAGAAAATTTAAAAGGCTGTCCATAAGAGCAGTGATAATCTTTGATTAAGAGATGAATTGAATATGACTAACAAAGTATTCCATGCCGTGATAATCAACACTGAACCTCTCAACTGCTGAAAACTAAGACCATGGCCCTTAAGTATTtacaggaaaagaaaataagaagataaaatgaattagTTTTTGGCATgagctaaaattaacttaacttttatagaaacCCATCTCATCTAACTTCTACAAAAGCTGAAttgcataagttaatttattttaccttttatttagTTCTCTTATAAACAGTGAtagacaaattttatttaaacagGGCCTATGTTTGAATCAACAGAAAGAGATAAGACAGAAAGATGTGAATGAAATGGAATAAAGTATAACAGATCATAATAGAATAAATCCTCCATTCCATTGTTCCAATAtgctataataaaatattacaaagtTCTCGGATAAGGAAGCgagcaaaataaataattattttttatttctatattacctttattttaattaaaactactaaaatatattattttgctcataaaaaaaacattcaaaccaAACCTCATAAACCCATTGTTGAAGACGaaaaaacgtaaaaaagaagagaaaaaaaagagtgaaattaAATACATTCATGCCATTTCAGGTGTTGAAGTTGAAGTGGGGATTTTGAATGGTGGCAATCGCAGCACAGCTTCCTCTGTCTCAATTGGGTCGGATCTCAGTATCTGACAGAGAATAATAagaattaagaagaagaaaaaaggttaataatttacaaagaaagaagcacaaaaaagaaactagagagagaaagagtttttacaGGATCTTGAAGAACGGGCTTGGTATCATCCTTTGCTGGCTTGAAAGGAGGCTTGGATTTGGGTGAATTGTTGATGatggtgtttggtttggttgaagATTCTGAACAACCACTCATGATGTTCATCGTTTTTTGTTGTATGTCACAATTACAACACTGCACTGAAGCTTTATTTGGGGCGTTTCCATGACTCAACCCTTCTCCAAACAATAATTCCCACgcttttcatattatttatttgttgttttaagaCTTTTAATTTATCTGagaatatttcttatttttaaaatattaaatcgaTGTTTTTACTGGTAATACTTTTAGTTGTTtctatttcataaaattaattcattgtTTCAAATTATGTATTATAAAGGATATTTTTTTAGGGGGTCACCATGATATCAGATTCTACCAAAAACCTTGTCTGACTATCTTTAACTAAACCTATAATTAATGcaactaataatatttttaatacatatattAGTTTAAACAatgaataattcaaaatttaaagagtaataGCATTAAAGTAACTAGACTAAGCACTCAGTTGGCAGTTTAATAATCAAAAAGTTGGATCATgtcatgaatcatgatgtcTTTCTAAAGATTTCTATTACAAATAAattctttagaaaaataaaaaattagtctttaaaaaataataaaactttttcaTGCTGAAAAAATGATAGAATGGAAAGCACTCCCAATGGTAAAAATGTTATGGATGTCATGTTATCCTAGAGATCTACCTCAGGATTATTATACATGTCCAAATCGCAAACAATTTTACCTAAACAGGATTACTTAATTAGTTTCTAGGGGTTAAGAGATCTTCTAGAGGAGGATTGTCTATCAAGTAGGAGAAATGATGTCAGGGGAATTCAAAATCACACATAggtaaaagtttttttcaaattcttaaaaaCTTATGACAAGACAATAttgagaatttttaattaataaagcaaGTAATCTGACTCATCAAATCATATACTTGATAtgctttatttcttttattttaatcaaattaaattgtagACTTAACATATTTACTTTTAGTAtcattaaaacataatttaattacttaactgtaaaaaaatataaaaataaacctatataaaattaaaaattgaatcaaaattataaatttataaaataagagaagcgaaattttggaaaaaaataaggaaattaaagttaaaattttgcctttataatataaaaaagagtatattttgttattattgtagttttgtGATATATTATTACATGCTAAAAATGAATGCAGAAGTTTTAGTACATAATGGCACAATAGAAGAAAATTGGGATTTGTCACTGTAGAATGTCGGGAGAATTAAAAGGGTATTTGAGTTGAAAGCTCAATCATTAGATATAATTGAGATGTCATATGTAATTAATGCAACACCATCATATAGTTAGATagaatatttgatattttaaaataaattaatccaaCCATACAGTtaaagatataaatataatactaCTTCTcgtgagatttaaaaaataaatacaaaatatcagTGCTAAACATTAGTGGAAAGAAAGTGGAGGTTGTGAAACTAAAACTTCCGAGATTGATTGATCATACAACTTTTACTCTGTCAGAAAAGCACAAGTTAACTTttgctttacttttttttccccttaactGCATATGAACAAATTTAGCAAATTATAGTGAGGATAGTATCTTTTTCAAATAGTTGTTGCAttcggttttcttttctctaCAGCAAACGCTTTATCTGTTGCTGTTAGAAACAGAATGtgaaattgttaaataaaataactcagaacaaacaaaaatagagaaaaaaaaaaagaagacagaATATTAGAGAGAATAGAATTGCATGTATTATTTTCAAGGGTAGtagtttatttataaatacaacGAATAACCAGAAAGTtacaaaaaagtaaataataataaagaaattcataaaatatactactgagataaatatgaataatcaaaatttaattattcataatagGAATAACATGTATTTGTTTTGTTGATAGAGATGAGAAATTATTGATAATAGATAAAGGTTATGATGTAGGaccaaaataaatatgaaacatCGTGTAAGAACTAATCAAAAAGATTATTTGGTCCACAGTCCAAATGGATTCGGTGCCCACATAGGACGGTCACACTAAACTAAGGGCCCACCGGTATACCAATGCAAGATGGTTTTTGCTACACCACCTTTTTTCCTACGGTATGACccattattttttgtaattattatttcaaaattaccaTTATTCCAATAAAATGAGTGTGATGTTATatcttttagaatttttaatttaaaatgtatttatttttttcaaaattttaattccaATGTGATttataaagtatcttttaatatttcttttttttaaaaaaaaagtttacaaaTTACTTGTGgaattaattttatgaacaaAAAGTTAAATAGATTCTaggattaaaattttcaataatattttataaattaatttcaaattttaatttctaaaagaaatttaataaattctaaaattaaatttctaaaaatgaTTCAACTAAGCAATGGAAATTttagataataatttaaaaaaataaaggatggCATTTTTTTGTACAATAAGGACAATAAAATTTGAACTTAAGATGTAAACTACTCAAACCTCTCTCTGGTAATTCGGTAATTCCATCTAATCTTACGGAGTTGAATATAAGGACAGTGATGTTGAAAAAAGTAGTGCAGAAAGTAAAAACTCCGGTACAATATGCTAATCTTTGACTTCcaggagaagaaaaaataaagcccACGCAAATTTCtaaatgaaaatgtttttttttctcaagcgGCTTTTGAAATTGTATACAAAACAGGTTTTTACCTTGATGGCCTTTAATCCAACTCaatatattaaactaaaataatttcatctaaaagtgttgtttttagtctattccttttcttaaaagatttcataatttgcaattttgatataaattatttaatctaattatatataaattatattttctgttTTGGACACCATCTCTATTTTaatctattgtttttttttcaatctaaaaTTCTAATAAACTAGTGCAATACAGAGTAGTCGTTTGAGAAGTCCAAGATCTTCTACAACGTGCATGATTGATGTCTACTGAAAACGCAAATtcataataatgttattttttcatGTAGAAAAGCTTGTAATTGATTTCTAATTACTAATGCGTGAATTCATTCTTTCTAATTagcttttatacataaaaaacaaCCCTCAGCTAAAGTACCTCTGACATGTCTGAGAACTTTGATAGAATCATGATAATGAACCATTAGAGGTGAAGCTAATTAATAAGAATTGACTAAGATATTGCAGAATATAATAGAGATCAAATCTTATAATTGTTAGATATAAGAGACGATCAACAAGCCTAAGATGGACGGAAATATCAGAAAAAGGTTCCTTAATTATATATCCACGTGTATATTCTTTTGAGTTTTAATCACGAGAGTGGAACATGGTTTTGTAGCTAACAAGTTGATATATTATCTAGAAATAGACAttggtttatattttaaataacatgTTATAAATCTAATGGTGCACAACAATATGCCAAGGGTGATGCAGATACTAGATAGGCCAAACTATAGTGTAAATGGATTGGGGTACCTTTGTATccacatttaatatatattttttgctgataaaaatatatattatccataaaaaaatagtataataaagTATCAATTAGTCTCTAATTtgcatgaaattttataaactcAATCAACTTTATAAAAATTCACTTCAATTCAATGGTTAGATTGTTAAATTctgtaattcataaaaaaaaatcattaagtgATGTATGTGAAAAAACTTGACACGTATTATcaattgaatgaattaattcttacaacataaaaattgaatgagTTAATTAGTAATGTATTtgatacttaaaaattaaatctaacatttttttaattgattttacctataaaaattcaaaccaatctatttattttacctCAAATCGGGTCACATCTGCCCAATGTCCTGCTTCCATTACATCCACCCATTTGGATTTCCATAGTTTTTCATAGAATCTTAAGTAATAATCATTGCAATAACCATTACTAACTTTTgtcatcttttttatttctatagcCATAGATGTCTCTTAAAAAAAAGCAagatgttaaaaaaatgaataggcATATGGTTTTTTAGTggcatattttttttgttttttatttttcactttctaCTTTAGCCAATGATGAAAAGCAATTGAAAAACAGAAGCATAGGAAAATGTGAAATGGAACGTGTGTGATGGGTACAAGTTGCTTGTGGTGTATCATGTATGAGTATAAAATTTAGCTCAAATAACTTATCATTGAACGGACTtagttatactttttttttttttttatctttctaataCATATATTTCGTTGTTATAAAAGTAGAAATGTTCGATTTCTGTAAAATTATCGTTGATTTTTCTTCcacgtaaaataaaattaaaatatgttatatttttagaaCATAACAAGATTcgtgtaaatttaaat
This region of Glycine max cultivar Williams 82 chromosome 7, Glycine_max_v4.0, whole genome shotgun sequence genomic DNA includes:
- the LOC100527011 gene encoding uncharacterized protein LOC100527011, whose translation is MNIMSGCSESSTKPNTIINNSPKSKPPFKPAKDDTKPVLQDPILRSDPIETEEAVLRLPPFKIPTSTSTPEMA